The following are encoded together in the Leucoraja erinacea ecotype New England chromosome 13, Leri_hhj_1, whole genome shotgun sequence genome:
- the ets2 gene encoding protein C-ets-2 — protein sequence MYMCNKILKRDTIKMCDFLRDQEAPVVLESRGMLKRQSAFDMHEAYDTGLDRFLSHLDEEQSVQEVPTGMSALLNDVGANEVPLLTPVSKAVMSQALKESFSGFVKERRRLGIPKDPHIWTEQHVNQWLHWAVNEFSLQNVNFQKFYMMGQVLCDLGKECFLELAPDFIGDILWEHLDQLMKGSQESSQLNYPGNSALISGSSNWVDNNSFEFNSSQPPCGSHVSDFTGSFLSELCQISSDLNNQDFLGLNRDLSILEMGYYSMQQKQMSGSNLHVAATGTVETINQGSLESMDSFDGADPLLKSWNSQSSLCDVQRVPSQDSFEDDCAHSLCPSKPNISFKDYIEERKDPLEQGKPVIPAAVLAGFTGSGPIQLWQFLLELLTDKSCQTFISWTGDGWEFKLTDPDEVARRWGKRKNKPKMNYEKLSRGLRYYYDKNIIHKTSGKRYVYRFVCDLHNLLGYTAEDLHAILGVQPDTED from the exons CGCCAATCAGCATTTGACATGCATGAGGCATATGATACTGGACTTGACAGATTCCTGTCACATTTGGATGAAGAGCAGAGTGTGCAAGAGGTTCCAACAGGCATGTCCGCACTATTAAATG ATGTTGGAGCCAATGAAGTACCGCTCCTTACGCCAGTCAGCAAGGCTGTTATGAGCCAGGCACTCAAGGAGAGCTTCAGTGGTTTTGTCAAGGAGAGGCGACGTCTTGGTATCCCAAAAG ACCCTCACATTTGGACTGAACAGCATGTTAATCAATGGTTACACTGGGCCGTGAATGAATTCAGTCTGCAAAATGTCAACTTCCAAAAATTCTACATGATGGGTCAAGTTCTTTGTGATCTTGGGAAAGAATGTTTCCTGGAGCTGGCACCTGACTTCATTGGAGACATCCTCTGGGAACACTTGGATCAACTAATGAAAG GTTCCCAGGAATCATCTCAGCTGAACTATCCAGGGAACTCTGCTCTTATCAGTGGAAGCTCAAACTGGGTGGATAATAATTCATTTG AATTCAACTCGAGTCAACCTCCGTGTGGGAGTCATGTCTCTGACTTTACTGGAAGTTTCCTCTCTGAGTTGTGTCAGATTTCGTCAGATTTGAATAACCAGGATTTTCTTGGCTTGAACCGCGACCTCTCGATCCTTGAGATGGGTTATTATTCCATGCAGCAAAAGCAAATGAGCGGCAGCAATCTGCACGTGGCTGCAACTGGCACTG TTGAGACCATAAACCAAGGTTCTCTTGAAAGTATGGACAGCTTCGATGGTGCGGACCCCCTGTTGAAATCTTGGAACAGTCAGTCGTCTTTATGCGATGTGCAGCGTGTTCCTTCTCAAGACAGTTTTGAAGATGATTGCGCCCATTCCTTGTGTCCAAGCAAACCCAATATCTCGTTCAAAGATTACATCGAAGAGAGGAAAGACCCATTGGAACAAGGAAAACCTGTCATCCCTGCTGCCGTGCTTGCTGGATTCACAg GAAGCGGACCCATTCAACTTTGGCAGTTCCTCTTGGAATTACTGACTGATAAATCCTGCCAGACATTTATCAGCTGGACGGGGGATGGTTGGGAGTTTAAACTGACCGACCCAGATGAA GTAGCTCGTCGGTGGGGCAAGCGGAAGAacaagcccaaaatgaactatgaaAAGTTGAGCCGGGGGCTGCGTTATTACTATGACAAAAACATCATCCACAAGACGTCGGGCAAGAGATATGTCTACCGCTTCGTCTGtgacctccacaaccttctgggaTACACGGCAGAGGATCTTCATGCAATACTTGGAGTGCAACCAGACACTGAGGATTGA